One segment of Pontibacter akesuensis DNA contains the following:
- a CDS encoding amidohydrolase — MQHPQLENLSELVALRQEIHQFPEVSGAEQGTAARIVAHLQRYQPDEVHTTVGGTGVAAVFYGKQPTEGPTVLFRAELDALPIAETNHDLSYCSTAEGVGHKCGHDGHMAILTGMASLLHRHKPARGKAVLLYQPAEETGAGAFAVLQDERMERLKPDFVFALHNLPGVKLHQVVIRNNVFAAASTGMVIELHGKSSHAAEPENGLNPGKAMAEIILAFDQIIQQKEQFRDLALLTVIHAKLGDVAFGTNPGFATVMATLRAYQPEDFALLKQLATRIVEERAAKYSLSHTISFVEEFPATVNNAAAVDVVKKAAQQLNFDVREAVHPFRWSEDFGHFTAQAPGALFGLGSGMGQPQLHHSDYDFPDEIIPTGASLFYQIFQALQTP; from the coding sequence ATGCAGCACCCACAACTCGAGAACCTATCTGAGCTGGTAGCCTTGCGCCAGGAAATCCATCAGTTTCCGGAAGTTTCCGGCGCGGAACAAGGTACGGCAGCACGTATTGTAGCGCATCTGCAGCGTTACCAGCCCGACGAAGTGCACACAACTGTAGGAGGAACAGGAGTTGCAGCCGTGTTCTATGGAAAGCAGCCTACTGAAGGGCCAACAGTGTTGTTTCGGGCAGAGCTGGATGCGCTCCCTATCGCCGAAACAAACCATGATCTTAGTTACTGCTCCACAGCAGAAGGAGTTGGGCACAAGTGCGGGCACGACGGACACATGGCCATACTTACAGGTATGGCCAGCCTGCTGCACCGCCACAAGCCAGCACGGGGAAAAGCAGTGCTGCTGTACCAGCCAGCGGAGGAAACAGGAGCCGGTGCCTTTGCCGTGCTCCAGGACGAGCGAATGGAAAGATTAAAGCCTGATTTCGTTTTCGCCCTGCACAACCTGCCCGGCGTTAAGCTGCACCAGGTGGTCATCCGAAACAACGTTTTTGCAGCAGCCTCCACGGGTATGGTTATAGAACTGCACGGCAAGTCCTCGCATGCGGCCGAACCTGAAAATGGGTTGAACCCAGGTAAAGCGATGGCTGAGATCATACTTGCCTTCGATCAGATTATACAGCAAAAAGAGCAGTTCCGCGACCTGGCATTGCTGACCGTCATACACGCTAAATTAGGCGATGTGGCATTTGGCACCAACCCTGGCTTTGCCACCGTAATGGCTACACTACGCGCCTATCAACCAGAGGACTTTGCACTGCTAAAGCAGTTGGCAACAAGGATTGTGGAAGAGCGGGCAGCAAAGTATAGCTTGTCGCATACCATAAGTTTTGTAGAGGAATTTCCGGCTACCGTCAATAATGCAGCGGCGGTGGACGTTGTAAAGAAAGCGGCGCAGCAACTGAATTTTGATGTCCGGGAAGCGGTGCATCCGTTCCGCTGGTCCGAGGATTTCGGGCATTTCACGGCCCAGGCGCCTGGTGCCTTGTTTGGGCTTGGCTCCGGTATGGGGCAACCGCAACTCCACCACTCCGACTACGATTTCCCGGATGAAATTATACCCACAGGGGCTTCCCTGTTTTACCAGATTTTCCAAGCACTTCAGACTCCATAA
- a CDS encoding alpha/beta fold hydrolase, producing the protein MNSPKWLDSILYPFAHHTLQLPQGRMHYVDEGTGNPIVFVHGTPTWSFVWRQQIKSLSRQYRCIAPDHLGFGLSDKPADYTYSPEVHADNLENLIEHLQLKNITLVVHDFGGPIGLRYALRHPGNVKNLVILNTWMWGLEEEKTMMKISRFMSGSVGRFLYLQGGFSARVLLPQGYNESKHLTKDIRQHYQKPLSTAANRRGTWQFAKALHESNLYFAELWAQHEQLRKIDKLILWGEKDKLLPLRFLDKWQQAFPEAKVIKLKAGHFLQEEKGGEVADVIKAQLQAK; encoded by the coding sequence ATGAATTCACCAAAGTGGCTCGACAGTATCCTGTACCCGTTTGCGCACCATACCTTGCAATTGCCACAGGGCCGGATGCATTATGTAGACGAGGGAACAGGAAACCCCATCGTGTTTGTACATGGCACGCCCACCTGGTCTTTTGTTTGGCGCCAACAGATAAAGTCTTTAAGCAGGCAGTACCGCTGCATTGCACCAGACCACCTCGGCTTTGGTTTATCGGATAAACCTGCAGACTATACTTATTCGCCGGAAGTCCATGCGGATAATCTGGAAAACCTGATTGAGCACCTGCAACTGAAAAATATTACCTTGGTGGTACATGATTTCGGAGGACCCATCGGCCTGCGATATGCTCTGCGCCACCCCGGGAACGTAAAAAACCTGGTAATTCTGAATACCTGGATGTGGGGGTTGGAAGAGGAAAAGACGATGATGAAGATCAGCAGGTTTATGAGCGGAAGCGTTGGCCGCTTTTTATACCTGCAGGGAGGCTTCTCGGCACGTGTGCTCCTGCCACAGGGTTATAACGAAAGCAAGCACCTTACCAAAGATATTCGCCAGCACTACCAGAAACCGCTCTCCACCGCTGCAAACCGCAGAGGCACGTGGCAATTTGCCAAGGCACTGCACGAATCCAACTTATACTTTGCAGAGCTGTGGGCGCAGCACGAGCAGCTACGCAAAATAGACAAACTCATACTTTGGGGAGAGAAAGATAAACTGCTGCCCCTGCGCTTTCTCGATAAATGGCAGCAGGCTTTTCCAGAGGCAAAGGTCATCAAACTGAAGGCAGGACACTTTCTGCAGGAAGAAAAAGGGGGCGAGGTGGCAGATGTAATAAAAGCTCAACTGCAGGCAAAATAA
- a CDS encoding PAS domain S-box protein — protein sequence MVDIQENLQQQLQEERQARLAAEALAEVRQQELEHLKKSLRTPLSSPCTMAQCWLLQGLSYAGAVTDASGCILGLNEGFRALFSLPESIDFYVGQNLANLDQYTLLSYSDEHPAPSRHSAFEEAKLPDGTVLEREALPLFENNLRVGTAWFYRDITSKRQKHSMMELQSELQEEYPNPVLRLSFEGDIIFGNRAGHEFLQKRITPQRFDGLKRLFRMHISSLKLNSKAEPAYFESHIARRHFNNLVIPIPDKGYCNIYMSDITERRQAEVALKESQNFIRNIAHTIPSIVYIYDIDDDNCIYLNEQVQTVLGYTAEDIREMNGQFMGSVVAPEDNSKIFRQTETMRVARDGDIVELEYLVQCKDGTLKTLYCRESVFKRKDNGQVKQVIGSAEDVTKVRQQSQELQRQKDFYEAILNHIPSDVAVYNKDLQFLFLNPAAVGDPVLREWLIGKSNEEYSSFRNIPVERMELRSRNLQQVLQDQKRVEFEEKLIDKNGNATYHIRRLNPVLDENGEVQLIIGHGLTITELRRAQEEILATEAKNSAILAAIPDLMFINDEHGVYLDMKNVDQQHLLVPKDELIGKNMYDALPEKQAAQIMELVRKVLATGNYEKLAYDLDFLEGKKHYEARILKYSEKEVLTIVSDVTAEKEVYLEVQEKNEFIRQVLDASPSLIYVKDGAGKYIMANLEFARLFNRSLDEIIGSGGLEIHQDVEEAQFYIDVDQQVIRENREIKLQERYTSPSGEVKWFNTTKKPITTSNGQVHVLGISTNVTEQRQANKNLQNSEELHRLLSENSKDMISLHNPDSSYIYVSKAVEEMLGYTQQEMLQILPREVVHPDDLDMLKEAGYFKAIKQKSNATLEHRAIRRDGSVIWVETNLRPIVDEKGQLTKIQTSARDITARRLADETIKRSEKKYRDLINYSQAYICTHDMQGVILSVNPYLLNMLDYRSEEMIGRSLYDFFPKQHQDNFEVYLHQFDGKNVLDGVLTLLNKANEERYLYYQNYKVEEPDMAPYIIAIAQDITDRMRTEQQLKKAKEAAEESARVKENFLANMSHEIRTPMNGILGMTGLLRKTQLSDTQVNYLGIIQQSADNLLVVINDILDIAKIEAGKLDLEEITFNLQDAVQAAYQTFIYKAEEKEIAYILKPLKLSHPVVIGDPYRLNQILLNLLNNAIKFTDEGSITLSCQLLEESADALTLEFAVSDTGIGIPASKVNYIFEGFTQAYSSITRRYGGTGLGLNICKNLVEMQKGRIWVESHEKRGSIFKFVLTYPKSMESEPEVVENEIDFGSLGKIDVLLAEDNEVNIFLAESILNGWGAQVDVARNGREAVELAEKKRYDVILMDIQMPELSGIDATQFIREFSDKAKASVPIIALTANALKGDAEKYIHAGMNDYISKPFEEDKLFMKVSALLPQQRSQDSINQAASATNSMQQASSPPLYDLTLLEKMSRGNEVFIKRTKQLFIDTVPACVSEMQQKRNEAAWNEVSGLAHKLKPTIDTMRIESLKEVVRQIESDAKRQEDLARVSKNIDLLTDVLNKVVDQLQSELN from the coding sequence ATGGTCGACATACAAGAAAACCTCCAGCAACAGCTGCAGGAAGAGCGCCAGGCCAGGTTGGCAGCGGAAGCATTGGCTGAGGTGCGGCAGCAGGAGCTTGAGCACCTGAAGAAGTCCTTACGCACACCGCTATCTTCTCCCTGCACCATGGCACAGTGCTGGCTGCTGCAGGGTCTGTCTTACGCAGGGGCCGTTACCGATGCGTCGGGCTGCATCCTAGGACTTAACGAGGGCTTTCGTGCGCTTTTCAGTCTTCCGGAGTCCATTGATTTCTATGTAGGCCAAAACCTGGCTAACCTGGACCAGTATACGCTCCTCTCCTACTCTGATGAACATCCTGCGCCCTCACGCCATTCGGCATTTGAGGAGGCTAAGCTGCCTGATGGCACCGTGTTGGAGCGTGAAGCTTTGCCCTTGTTCGAAAATAACCTGCGCGTAGGCACTGCCTGGTTTTACCGCGACATCACCTCTAAGCGGCAGAAGCATAGCATGATGGAACTGCAGTCGGAGTTACAGGAAGAGTATCCCAACCCGGTACTGCGCCTGAGCTTTGAAGGTGACATTATTTTCGGGAACCGCGCCGGCCATGAATTCCTGCAGAAACGGATTACGCCGCAACGGTTTGATGGCTTAAAGCGCTTGTTCCGCATGCACATTTCCAGCCTGAAGCTAAATTCAAAAGCAGAGCCAGCTTATTTTGAATCGCATATTGCCCGGCGCCACTTCAACAACCTTGTTATTCCTATTCCGGATAAGGGCTATTGTAATATCTACATGTCTGACATAACCGAAAGGCGTCAGGCTGAGGTAGCACTGAAGGAAAGCCAGAACTTCATACGCAACATTGCGCACACTATCCCCAGCATTGTCTACATCTACGATATAGATGATGACAACTGCATCTACCTGAATGAGCAGGTACAAACCGTGCTGGGCTATACTGCCGAAGATATCAGGGAAATGAACGGGCAGTTTATGGGCTCTGTGGTGGCACCCGAAGACAACAGTAAAATTTTCCGGCAGACGGAAACTATGCGGGTTGCCAGAGACGGTGACATTGTAGAGTTAGAGTACCTGGTGCAATGCAAAGACGGCACCTTGAAAACGCTTTATTGCCGTGAAAGTGTGTTTAAGCGGAAGGACAACGGCCAGGTGAAGCAAGTTATCGGCTCGGCTGAGGATGTAACGAAAGTGCGCCAGCAGAGCCAGGAGTTGCAACGGCAGAAGGACTTTTACGAAGCCATCCTAAACCATATTCCTTCGGATGTGGCCGTTTACAATAAAGACCTGCAGTTCCTGTTCCTGAACCCTGCTGCCGTAGGAGACCCGGTGCTCCGCGAATGGCTCATCGGTAAGTCGAACGAAGAATACAGCAGCTTCCGCAACATCCCAGTCGAGCGCATGGAACTACGCAGCAGAAACCTGCAGCAAGTGCTGCAGGACCAGAAGCGTGTGGAGTTTGAGGAGAAGCTGATCGACAAAAACGGAAACGCTACCTACCATATCCGGCGCCTGAACCCTGTTCTGGATGAAAATGGAGAAGTGCAGCTGATTATCGGCCATGGCCTTACGATTACAGAGCTGCGCAGAGCCCAGGAAGAAATTTTAGCGACAGAGGCAAAGAACAGTGCTATCCTGGCAGCGATTCCAGACCTGATGTTCATCAACGATGAGCACGGCGTTTACCTGGATATGAAGAATGTGGACCAACAGCACTTGCTGGTGCCCAAGGACGAGCTAATCGGCAAGAACATGTACGATGCCTTGCCTGAAAAACAGGCAGCGCAGATAATGGAGCTTGTTAGAAAGGTGCTTGCAACCGGCAATTACGAGAAGTTAGCCTATGATCTGGACTTCCTGGAAGGCAAGAAGCACTATGAGGCACGCATCCTGAAGTATAGCGAGAAAGAAGTTCTGACTATTGTAAGCGATGTAACCGCCGAAAAGGAAGTATACCTGGAGGTGCAGGAGAAGAACGAGTTCATCCGACAGGTGCTGGATGCCAGCCCGAGCTTGATCTATGTGAAAGACGGAGCGGGCAAGTACATTATGGCGAACCTGGAGTTTGCCAGGCTCTTTAACAGGAGTCTGGACGAAATAATTGGCTCAGGCGGACTGGAAATTCACCAGGATGTGGAAGAGGCGCAGTTCTACATCGACGTGGACCAGCAGGTGATCAGGGAAAACAGGGAAATTAAACTGCAGGAGCGCTACACAAGCCCAAGCGGAGAGGTGAAATGGTTCAATACCACCAAGAAGCCCATCACCACCAGCAACGGACAGGTGCACGTGCTGGGCATCTCCACCAACGTAACGGAACAGCGACAGGCAAACAAAAATCTGCAAAACAGCGAAGAACTGCACCGCCTCCTGTCAGAGAACTCCAAAGACATGATCAGCCTGCATAATCCTGACTCCTCGTATATCTACGTATCGAAGGCGGTGGAGGAAATGCTGGGCTACACGCAGCAGGAAATGCTGCAGATTTTACCGCGTGAGGTTGTACACCCGGATGATTTAGACATGCTGAAGGAAGCAGGTTACTTTAAAGCCATCAAGCAAAAATCAAACGCAACGCTGGAGCACCGGGCTATCCGTCGCGATGGTTCAGTTATCTGGGTAGAAACAAACCTAAGACCGATTGTAGATGAAAAAGGGCAGCTAACCAAGATACAGACATCCGCACGGGATATAACAGCCCGCCGCCTGGCCGATGAAACGATCAAGCGCAGCGAAAAGAAATACCGCGACCTGATCAACTACAGCCAGGCCTACATCTGTACGCACGACATGCAGGGCGTAATTCTGTCGGTGAATCCATACTTGCTGAACATGCTGGATTACCGCTCGGAGGAGATGATCGGCCGTTCGCTGTACGATTTCTTCCCGAAGCAGCACCAGGATAATTTTGAAGTGTACCTGCACCAGTTCGACGGTAAAAACGTGCTGGATGGCGTACTCACACTGCTCAACAAGGCAAATGAAGAGCGCTACCTGTATTACCAGAACTACAAGGTGGAAGAACCGGACATGGCTCCTTACATTATTGCCATCGCTCAGGATATTACCGACAGAATGCGCACTGAGCAGCAACTGAAAAAAGCAAAGGAGGCTGCTGAGGAGTCGGCGCGGGTGAAAGAGAACTTCCTGGCTAACATGAGCCACGAGATCCGAACACCAATGAACGGCATTTTGGGCATGACGGGTCTTTTGCGCAAGACCCAGCTTAGCGACACACAGGTAAATTACCTGGGCATCATCCAGCAATCTGCCGACAACCTGCTGGTGGTTATTAACGACATATTGGACATTGCCAAAATTGAGGCCGGAAAGCTGGACCTGGAGGAGATTACTTTTAACCTGCAGGATGCCGTGCAGGCGGCCTATCAGACATTTATTTACAAAGCAGAGGAAAAGGAAATTGCTTATATCCTAAAACCGCTGAAGCTTTCACATCCTGTAGTAATTGGGGATCCTTACCGCCTGAACCAGATCCTGCTGAACCTGCTCAACAATGCCATCAAGTTTACCGACGAAGGAAGTATAACCCTTAGCTGCCAGTTGCTGGAAGAAAGTGCGGATGCGCTCACATTGGAGTTTGCCGTTTCGGACACGGGCATAGGAATTCCGGCATCCAAGGTGAATTACATCTTTGAAGGATTTACGCAAGCCTATTCCAGCATCACACGCAGGTATGGCGGAACCGGGCTTGGCTTAAATATATGCAAGAACCTGGTGGAGATGCAGAAAGGCCGCATCTGGGTGGAGAGCCATGAGAAACGCGGAAGTATTTTCAAGTTTGTGCTCACCTACCCGAAATCGATGGAGAGCGAGCCTGAAGTTGTGGAGAATGAAATTGACTTTGGAAGTCTGGGTAAAATAGATGTGCTACTGGCGGAGGACAACGAAGTAAATATCTTTCTGGCTGAGTCAATATTAAATGGTTGGGGGGCACAAGTGGATGTAGCACGAAACGGACGAGAGGCTGTGGAGTTAGCCGAGAAAAAGCGGTATGATGTTATTTTGATGGACATCCAGATGCCAGAACTCAGCGGAATCGACGCTACCCAGTTTATCAGGGAGTTCTCTGATAAGGCAAAAGCAAGTGTTCCGATTATCGCGCTCACCGCGAATGCACTTAAAGGAGATGCTGAAAAGTACATACATGCCGGCATGAACGACTACATCTCCAAACCGTTTGAAGAAGACAAATTATTTATGAAGGTCTCTGCCCTGTTGCCACAGCAAAGGTCGCAGGATTCAATTAACCAGGCTGCATCAGCTACTAATTCTATGCAACAGGCAAGTTCTCCCCCCCTTTACGACCTGACACTTTTGGAAAAGATGTCCCGGGGCAACGAGGTATTTATCAAGCGGACAAAACAGCTGTTTATTGATACAGTGCCTGCCTGTGTATCGGAGATGCAGCAGAAGCGCAACGAGGCCGCTTGGAACGAAGTAAGTGGGCTGGCACACAAGTTAAAGCCAACCATTGATACCATGCGTATCGAATCGCTTAAAGAGGTGGTGAGGCAAATTGAAAGTGATGCGAAGCGGCAGGAAGATTTGGCCAGGGTCAGTAAAAATATTGATTTGCTGACGGATGTGCTGAACAAAGTAGTCGACCAGTTGCAAAGCGAATTAAACTAA
- the hisIE gene encoding bifunctional phosphoribosyl-AMP cyclohydrolase/phosphoribosyl-ATP diphosphatase HisIE, with the protein MNTQHSLLITKNKKEVELDFEKAGGLVPAVIQDDITGQVLMLGYMNQEALDKTRLEGLVTFFSRTKNRLWTKGETSGNTLEVVSIMRDCDVDSLLIKVKPNGPTCHTGSTSCFGEEEAATRSAAIRFIAQLEEVIQQRKSDPVEGSYTNFLYDKGINKIAQKVGEEAVETVIDAVAGKLDTMKGEAADLLYHLLVLLSASGLSLKDVVAVLQERHKN; encoded by the coding sequence ATGAATACTCAGCACTCTTTACTGATAACCAAAAACAAAAAAGAAGTGGAATTAGACTTTGAAAAAGCAGGCGGCCTGGTGCCAGCCGTGATACAGGATGATATAACAGGTCAGGTGCTGATGTTAGGTTATATGAACCAGGAGGCACTGGACAAGACGCGTTTGGAGGGACTGGTAACTTTTTTCTCCCGTACCAAAAACCGCCTCTGGACAAAAGGTGAAACATCGGGCAATACGCTAGAGGTTGTGAGTATCATGCGCGACTGCGATGTAGATTCGCTGCTCATCAAAGTGAAACCAAACGGCCCTACCTGCCACACCGGCTCCACCAGTTGTTTCGGGGAGGAAGAGGCCGCTACCCGTTCTGCCGCCATCCGCTTTATTGCCCAGCTGGAGGAGGTGATTCAGCAGCGGAAGTCTGATCCTGTAGAAGGCTCTTATACTAATTTTTTGTATGACAAGGGCATCAACAAAATTGCCCAAAAAGTAGGGGAGGAAGCGGTGGAAACTGTTATTGACGCCGTAGCAGGAAAGCTGGATACTATGAAGGGCGAAGCGGCCGATCTGCTGTATCACCTGCTGGTATTGCTCTCTGCTTCGGGGCTAAGCCTGAAAGATGTAGTAGCAGTGCTGCAGGAGCGGCATAAGAACTAG
- a CDS encoding sigma-54-dependent transcriptional regulator encodes MKNTPFKIFILDDDIWYSELLEYNLSLNPDYELKKYHSAKDCLGNMHQRPNVVTLDYSLPDKNGAEVLKKIKEQNPDTQVVVISGQEDVATAVELLKLGAYDYIVKDEDTPERLWNTINKIRENVSLRQEIAHLREEIGLKYDFSNFILGNSDVMKKVFTMMDKAAKTNITVSITGETGTGKELVAKAIHYNSSRKKLPYVAVNVAAIPKELIESELFGHEKGAFTGAASRRLGRFEEAHKGTIFLDEIGELDISLQAKLLRVLQEKEITRVGGNSIVPVDVRIVVATHKNLAEEVKNGNFREDLYYRLLGLPIQLPPLRERGADIIVLAKSFVDAFASVNSIGKKTFTADAQQKLLSYNYPGNVRELRAVVELAVVMSEDDKIKSSDINLNTTSNNSDFLAQERTLKEYSTEIIQRYLDKYEGNVLLVADKLNIGKSTIYRMIQNQELKIS; translated from the coding sequence ATGAAGAATACCCCCTTTAAAATTTTTATACTGGACGATGATATCTGGTACAGCGAATTGCTGGAATATAACCTTTCGCTCAACCCGGATTATGAGCTAAAGAAGTACCACTCCGCTAAAGACTGTTTAGGTAACATGCACCAGCGCCCAAACGTCGTGACACTGGACTATTCTTTGCCAGATAAGAACGGAGCTGAAGTTCTGAAGAAAATAAAAGAGCAAAACCCAGATACGCAGGTGGTGGTAATCTCCGGGCAGGAGGACGTGGCAACCGCAGTGGAACTGCTGAAACTTGGTGCTTACGATTACATCGTCAAAGACGAGGATACACCAGAGCGCCTTTGGAACACCATTAACAAAATCAGGGAAAACGTTTCGTTGCGACAGGAGATTGCCCATTTGCGCGAAGAGATCGGGCTAAAGTATGATTTCTCCAACTTTATACTTGGCAACAGCGATGTGATGAAGAAGGTGTTCACTATGATGGACAAAGCGGCCAAAACAAACATTACCGTATCCATCACAGGAGAGACAGGTACAGGAAAGGAACTGGTTGCTAAGGCCATTCACTACAACAGCTCCCGAAAGAAACTCCCTTATGTGGCCGTGAACGTGGCAGCAATCCCAAAGGAGCTGATTGAGAGTGAGCTTTTCGGACATGAGAAAGGAGCCTTTACCGGCGCTGCCTCCCGAAGGCTGGGCCGTTTTGAGGAGGCGCATAAAGGCACTATATTCCTCGATGAGATCGGCGAACTGGACATAAGCCTGCAAGCCAAGCTGCTACGCGTACTGCAGGAAAAAGAAATTACCCGCGTGGGCGGCAACAGCATTGTACCGGTTGATGTGCGCATTGTGGTGGCGACACATAAAAACCTGGCAGAGGAAGTGAAAAACGGTAACTTCCGAGAAGACTTGTACTACCGGCTGTTAGGACTTCCCATTCAGCTCCCCCCGCTCCGCGAACGCGGAGCCGACATTATCGTGCTGGCAAAATCGTTTGTGGATGCCTTTGCCAGCGTAAATAGCATTGGCAAGAAGACCTTTACCGCTGATGCCCAGCAAAAGCTGCTTTCTTACAACTATCCTGGAAACGTGCGCGAACTTAGGGCCGTTGTGGAGCTTGCCGTGGTGATGTCGGAAGATGACAAAATCAAATCAAGCGACATTAACCTTAACACCACCAGCAACAACAGTGATTTCCTGGCTCAGGAACGAACCCTTAAAGAATACTCCACAGAAATCATTCAGCGTTACCTGGACAAGTATGAGGGCAACGTACTGCTTGTTGCGGATAAACTGAATATTGGCAAATCCACCATCTACCGAATGATTCAGAACCAGGAGTTGAAAATAAGTTAA
- a CDS encoding DUF1206 domain-containing protein produces the protein MADISTHVPNPPPKWIENFAKFGLTAKGVVYCLIGIIAFMAAFELQGKTTESAGRSGILRTIQDLPAGNVLLGIVALGLLSYAIWRFIQAFKDTEAKGSGAEGIGKRLRYLFSGLIYGAFAYLAAKIVLGSGGSGGGDSRETLVSKLLQQPFGQWLVGIVAVATIAAGLYQIYYGYSEKYKKKIQSGGLKHDIEQKMIRAGKVGYIARGVVWIVIGYLFIRAALQSNPQEAGGNTAAFQFLENSTYGSFILGAVALGLICYGVFMFMRAKYQPIHT, from the coding sequence ATGGCAGACATATCAACTCATGTTCCCAATCCACCGCCTAAATGGATTGAAAATTTTGCAAAGTTCGGCCTAACCGCCAAAGGTGTAGTATACTGCCTGATCGGCATTATCGCCTTCATGGCAGCCTTCGAACTGCAGGGCAAAACAACAGAAAGTGCGGGAAGATCAGGTATATTAAGAACTATACAGGACCTGCCGGCAGGAAATGTGCTGCTGGGTATTGTGGCGCTTGGCCTTTTAAGCTACGCCATCTGGCGCTTCATCCAAGCCTTCAAGGATACGGAAGCCAAAGGAAGCGGTGCGGAAGGAATTGGAAAACGACTGCGCTATCTTTTCAGCGGGCTTATTTACGGCGCTTTTGCCTACTTAGCCGCCAAGATCGTATTAGGCAGCGGAGGCAGCGGTGGCGGTGATTCGCGCGAGACGCTTGTTTCCAAACTGCTTCAGCAGCCTTTCGGTCAGTGGCTGGTGGGTATCGTTGCCGTGGCAACCATTGCAGCGGGCTTATACCAGATTTATTACGGCTACTCGGAGAAGTATAAGAAGAAAATACAAAGCGGAGGGTTGAAGCACGATATCGAGCAAAAGATGATCCGTGCCGGTAAAGTAGGATATATTGCCCGTGGTGTTGTCTGGATCGTTATAGGGTACCTGTTCATTAGAGCCGCTTTGCAATCCAATCCGCAGGAGGCAGGCGGAAACACAGCTGCTTTCCAGTTCTTAGAGAACTCCACTTATGGTTCCTTTATACTTGGTGCCGTGGCACTGGGATTGATCTGTTACGGTGTGTTCATGTTTATGCGTGCCAAATATCAGCCCATTCATACTTAA
- the alr gene encoding alanine racemase produces MFHSSYIEISKSALQNNIAFIKQLIGQQVQFSSVIKGNAYGHGIEQFTSIAQESGVDHFSVFSADEAQRVLQTVSAPTTIMIMGYIDNQELEWAVAHGIEFYVFEMSRLEEAAGVAKRIGKRTRIHLELETGMNRTGFEGETLARAEAALEKHKDFLELKGLCTHFAGAESIQNHDRVMAQQEKFQQLTQRLQRKGHIPVQRHTACSAAMVAYPHTHMDMVRIGIMQYGFWPSPETYGQYMAQQQDKTDPLRRLINWKSRVMSLKTVQHGEYIGYGTSYQAPRKMTLAIVPVGYSWGYSRSLSNVGNVLIKGMRASVVGIVNMNVMMVDVTDIPGVAKDEEVVLLGRQGNESITVASFGELSTQLNYELLTRLPVNIPRIIVA; encoded by the coding sequence ATGTTCCATTCCTCTTACATAGAGATAAGTAAATCAGCACTTCAAAATAATATCGCCTTCATAAAGCAACTAATCGGGCAACAGGTTCAGTTTTCCTCTGTGATAAAAGGCAATGCCTACGGCCATGGCATTGAGCAGTTTACTTCTATTGCCCAGGAAAGCGGTGTAGACCACTTCTCTGTTTTTAGTGCGGACGAAGCGCAGCGCGTGCTGCAAACCGTATCGGCACCCACTACCATCATGATCATGGGCTACATTGACAATCAGGAATTGGAATGGGCTGTAGCACATGGCATCGAGTTCTATGTTTTTGAGATGAGCAGGCTGGAGGAAGCCGCAGGCGTAGCGAAGAGAATTGGAAAACGCACCCGGATTCACCTGGAGTTGGAGACCGGCATGAACCGCACGGGTTTTGAGGGAGAAACGCTGGCACGGGCAGAAGCGGCGCTGGAAAAGCACAAAGATTTTTTAGAGCTAAAAGGACTTTGCACGCACTTCGCGGGTGCCGAAAGTATACAGAACCACGACAGGGTAATGGCACAGCAGGAAAAATTTCAGCAGCTAACCCAGCGCCTGCAGCGTAAAGGTCACATTCCGGTACAAAGGCACACCGCCTGCTCTGCCGCCATGGTAGCCTATCCCCATACGCACATGGACATGGTTCGCATTGGCATTATGCAGTACGGTTTCTGGCCCAGCCCCGAAACGTATGGGCAGTACATGGCGCAGCAGCAGGATAAAACAGATCCGCTTCGCCGGCTCATCAATTGGAAGAGCCGCGTGATGAGCCTGAAAACAGTGCAGCACGGGGAGTATATTGGTTACGGCACCTCCTATCAGGCTCCCCGCAAAATGACGCTGGCTATTGTGCCTGTAGGCTATTCCTGGGGCTACAGCCGCTCCCTCAGCAATGTGGGCAATGTGCTGATTAAAGGCATGCGGGCCAGTGTGGTTGGCATTGTAAACATGAACGTGATGATGGTGGATGTAACGGATATCCCTGGCGTAGCCAAAGACGAGGAAGTGGTGTTGCTGGGCAGGCAAGGCAACGAAAGTATAACCGTGGCCTCATTTGGGGAGCTTAGTACGCAGCTAAACTACGAATTGCTCACCCGGCTTCCGGTCAACATCCCCAGAATTATCGTTGCTTAG